In Thermus aquaticus, the sequence ACCTCCTCCTCGGGGAGGGGAAGGGGCGGTACGCCGAAACCTGCCTGGGCCCCGTGCCCCTGGCCGAGCCCGCCCACGGGCCCCTCATCCTCTCCCTGAGGCCCGAGGCCCTGAGGCTCATCCCCCCCGGGGAGGGCCCTTTGGGGGAGGTGGTGGCCCGGGAGTTCAAGGGGCACGACCTGACCTACCGGGTGCGGCTTTTGGGCACAGACCGGGAGGTCCAGGTGCAGGAAAGCCCCACCGCCCCCTACCGGGTGGGGGACCGGGTGGGCATCCAGGTGGTGGGGGAGGGGGTGGCCCTCGAGGCCAAGACCCCCGTGGGCACCGACTAATACCACCCCATGCTGGCTTGCGCCAGCATGGGGGCCCCGGCAAAAGGTTCCTGGAGAAGTTATCAGCATGGTGGGCCGAAGGAAACAGGAAGCGAGGGTATAAGCTAGGCCTGTGCGCCGCATTCTCCTCCTCACCGAGTACGACGGGACCCACTTCGCTGGGCTCCAAAGACAGCGGCAGGGCCTGCGCACCGTGCAGGGCGAGTTGGAAAAGGCCCTTCCCCATATCGGAGCTCTCCCCAAGGCGGTGGCCGCCGGCCGCACCGACGCCGGGGTCCACGCCCTCGCCATGCCTTTCCACATAGACCTGCAAAGCCCTATCCCCGTGGAGAAGGTGCCCGAGGCCTTAAACCGCCTCCTCCCCGAGGATCTGAAGGTGGTGGCCGCAAGGGAGGTGGCCCCGGACTTCCACGCCAGGAAGGACGCCCTCTGGCGGGCCTACCGCTACCGAGTCCTCCTGCGGCCCCACCCCTCCCCCCTCCTCCGCCACCGGGTCCTCTGGCTCAGGAGGCCCCTGGACCTAAAGGCCATGGAGGAGGCCCTCCCCCTCCTCCTCGGGCGGCACAACTTCCTGGGCTTCGCCAAGGAGGAGACCCGGGAGGGGGTGCGGGAGCTTTTGGAGGCCCGCCTCGAGGTCCTGGAAGGGGAAATGGGCCCGGAGGTCCGCTTCTACTTCAAGGGCAGGAGCTTCCTCCGGGGCCAGGTAAGGGGCATGGTGGGGACCCTTCTGGAGGTGGGCCTGGGCAGGCGCTCCCCGGAAAGCGTGAAGGCCATCCTGGAGACCGCCGACCGCCGCTTGGCGGGCCAAAGCGCCCCGGCCACGGGGCTTTACTTCCTCGAGGCCGCCTACCCGGAGGAGAAG encodes:
- the truA gene encoding tRNA pseudouridine(38-40) synthase TruA, with the translated sequence MRRILLLTEYDGTHFAGLQRQRQGLRTVQGELEKALPHIGALPKAVAAGRTDAGVHALAMPFHIDLQSPIPVEKVPEALNRLLPEDLKVVAAREVAPDFHARKDALWRAYRYRVLLRPHPSPLLRHRVLWLRRPLDLKAMEEALPLLLGRHNFLGFAKEETREGVRELLEARLEVLEGEMGPEVRFYFKGRSFLRGQVRGMVGTLLEVGLGRRSPESVKAILETADRRLAGQSAPATGLYFLEAAYPEEKLKPPGS